From Pan paniscus chromosome 6, NHGRI_mPanPan1-v2.0_pri, whole genome shotgun sequence, one genomic window encodes:
- the LOC134730713 gene encoding myosin-16-like, protein MPGGYKGECGDDVDPMPFLAPPEKERIEAMNKPYDIKRSCWVKDEKEGFVAGEIQSEQGDQVTVKTITNQVSGARSPG, encoded by the coding sequence atgcctggtgggtACAAAGGGGAGTGTGGGGACGATGTGGACCCTATGCCTTTCCTGGCACCTCCTGAAAAGGAGAGGATTGAAGCCATGAACAAGCCCTATGACATTAAGAGGTCCTGCTGGGTCAAAGATGAGAAGGAAGGCTTCGTCGCTGGGGAGATCCAGTCTGAACAGGGTGACCAAGTCACCGTGAAGACAATCACCAACCAGGTGAGTGGGGCACGATCTCCAGGATGA